One window from the genome of Candidatus Bathyarchaeia archaeon encodes:
- a CDS encoding C-GCAxxG-C-C family protein, whose translation MCVDSMLSHEILEKAYQLAFEYESKYGCCPQCVIAAISEVFSLNLDELFKASHGLAGGLGLSGFGTCGALSGGSIVLSYFYGRDKENFDKRALKSYKMSKVLYDKFTEEFGGCTCREVQEKLFGRSYNLWDKEDYRKFEEDGGHRDKCPSVTGKVARWVAEILLNDPALNLNP comes from the coding sequence ATGTGCGTGGACAGTATGCTGAGTCACGAAATTTTAGAGAAAGCATATCAGCTAGCCTTCGAGTATGAAAGCAAGTATGGGTGTTGTCCTCAATGCGTCATCGCGGCGATTAGCGAAGTGTTCTCTCTTAACCTCGATGAGTTGTTTAAGGCTTCTCACGGCTTGGCTGGAGGACTGGGCTTAAGCGGCTTCGGGACATGCGGGGCCCTCAGCGGTGGCTCAATCGTTTTAAGCTACTTCTATGGAAGGGATAAGGAAAATTTCGATAAGCGGGCGCTTAAATCCTATAAGATGAGTAAGGTCCTTTACGACAAGTTTACGGAGGAGTTTGGAGGCTGCACATGCCGGGAGGTTCAGGAAAAGCTTTTTGGGAGATCCTACAATCTATGGGATAAAGAAGACTACAGGAAATTCGAAGAAGATGGGGGTCACAGGGACAAGTGTCCCAGCGTAACCGGAAAGGTAGCGCGATGGGTTGCTGAAATACTGCTTAACGACCCCGCCCTTAACCTTAACCCTTGA
- a CDS encoding alanine--glyoxylate aminotransferase family protein, which yields MKLFTVGPVACYPEVLEEMGRQMLSHRSEEYRRLHRETVEMLQRFLETVNLVFLFPSSGTGVMEASVRNCVERKMLCCVNGAFGERYVSVGESNGRIVERLQTKLGEPVLPDLLDEALRTHPDVEAVSITYNETSVGLLNPLPELAEVVKSHGKLLFVDAVSAMGGVELKVDKWGIDVCFASSQKCFGLPPGLAIGSVSQEALNRSANAKNKGWYFDFKLFEKYQEKEWSTPMTPTIPQIYALRRILSMIEKDGKESYFQLYRRRSLRIREGVEKLGFTLFPRKGFESPTVTCVNAPANPSGPEVYEEMRRKGFELAKGYGSVKNTTFRIGNMGYVEMRDIDEMLTALTEVVRRHRGA from the coding sequence ATGAAGCTCTTTACTGTTGGCCCCGTGGCCTGCTATCCTGAGGTCTTGGAGGAAATGGGTCGGCAGATGCTGAGTCATAGAAGCGAAGAATATCGGAGGCTGCACAGGGAGACTGTGGAGATGCTTCAACGCTTCTTGGAAACCGTTAACCTGGTTTTCCTGTTTCCCAGCTCGGGGACGGGTGTGATGGAGGCCTCCGTTAGAAACTGCGTTGAGAGGAAGATGCTCTGTTGCGTCAACGGCGCTTTCGGTGAACGATACGTATCCGTCGGCGAATCCAACGGTAGGATAGTCGAGCGTCTTCAAACGAAGCTTGGGGAACCCGTATTACCCGACCTCCTTGATGAAGCGTTGAGAACTCATCCAGATGTGGAGGCGGTTTCAATCACGTATAATGAGACGAGTGTAGGGTTGCTTAACCCTCTACCAGAATTGGCTGAGGTGGTGAAGAGTCATGGTAAGTTATTGTTTGTGGACGCGGTCAGCGCCATGGGAGGAGTAGAGTTGAAAGTGGATAAATGGGGCATCGATGTTTGCTTCGCCAGCTCCCAGAAGTGCTTCGGCCTACCTCCGGGCTTAGCCATAGGCAGCGTCAGCCAAGAGGCGTTAAACCGTTCAGCCAACGCGAAGAATAAGGGATGGTACTTTGACTTCAAGCTTTTCGAAAAATATCAGGAGAAGGAGTGGAGTACGCCGATGACACCGACCATACCTCAAATCTACGCTCTCAGAAGAATCTTGAGCATGATTGAAAAAGACGGAAAGGAAAGCTATTTTCAGCTTTACAGGAGGAGGAGCCTTAGGATTAGGGAGGGTGTGGAGAAGCTGGGGTTCACGCTGTTCCCGAGGAAAGGGTTTGAAAGCCCAACGGTAACATGCGTCAACGCGCCGGCCAATCCCAGTGGGCCAGAAGTATACGAGGAAATGCGGAGAAAAGGCTTCGAGCTCGCGAAGGGGTATGGATCTG